The genomic segment GTGAGGGAAGGAAGAGTGGCTGTGCACTGCCATGCAGGCCTGGGCAGGACAGGTagtaataaacacacatattgtatCTACTGTTTGTGTAAACGCTTGTGCACATGTAATGCTCTCATGTATATTCAGTGTGTTTGCCAGCGTGTCTCTGCTGTGTTCTTGCTGCTCAACAGGTGTCTTGATAGCCTGTTACTTGATCTACACCCTGCGCATCAGCCCGAGTGAGGCCATCCATTATGTGCGGGTTAAACGGCCTCGCTCTATCCAAACCCGGGCACAGATCGGCCAGGTGTTTGACTTTGCTCACCTGCTTGGTACACAGCTGGTCCAATACCCAGACCTCAGCCTGCGACATGGAGCCCCTTTCACCCTGCAGCACTACCTAAACCGACAGACGCTACTACTGCATGGCCAGGAGGCTCGCACCCTCAGACAAACACCCAAGGTCAGGACTTTATCATTATACATTAGTCCTGCGTCATGACTATACCTGACTGTACTGTAGAACAgttgacctcctcctccttactGACCTCCTCTTGACCATCTCATTAGGTGGTGtacctcctgtgtgtgtgtctctcctgCTTAGCCCTGGGTCTCCCTGCTCCTCCAGAGGTCCACGCTGAGCTGGAGAAGAGGTCAGCACTGAGGACCCTGAGCACGACTGTGAGGGAGACCCTGGTGGCCAAACATTACTTGCCCTTACTGAGGCAGGGTCATAAGGACTCGTGGGTGGGTTCAGGGTCAGTATCCTTCTGGGAAGAGCCACTGGGATTcttggagaggaagagagaggtgcTGCTGGACAAACGCAGCTACAGCGACTCTGACCTCAGCAAGATTGCAGTAAATGTGTCCGATTTCACATTATTTGTCCAGAATTGCCTAAAGTTTCTGAATGTCATCTGTAAAATCAAACTGGTCAGGCTTTTCTCACTTTGTTGCATTCTGTCCTGAAGGATCTGGAGCTGAGTCCATACTGCACCCCAGCACTTGGAAATGAGAGAAACTGGTGTGCACAGGATCTGATACGGCCTGATCTGAAGCCAGTTAGTCTGATCCTTGCCACACTTTCACCAGGCCACCGGACTACCAAAAAGGAATCTCATACACTCAACATCCCAATATCTAGCATGAGAACAGGCAACAGCTGTGCTAAGAGGTCTAAGTGCACAGCTAAAAAGGCACTTCCCAAATACAGCTCCAACATTGAGGTAACTGTGATTCTTACTGTGAAAAAAGTTGATGATAGAGAAAGCTTTGATGTGAATACTTTGATTGTGAACATTTTGATCTCTGCCATATGAAGTTGTGCAGAAATCCACATAATCCAGGCCCAACCTCAGTCGCCCGTTCTGTTGCTAAGGCAATGGCAGACCATGGTCCTCCAGGAGAAACTATTCTGCAAAGATCGGCTCTGCTGCAGGTGAAAAACACTGGTGCAAACCTGGTTTTTACATCAGAACTGTAATTTTGAGCTCTAAAGCCACTGAATTCATACTGGCACGCCTTTtcaacaggaggagctgaacaGTAGCGACTGTGGCTGGGCTCTGCTGGTCACTGAGTCAGATCCTCATGTTCTCAGTTGCTTGTTGTGGACCTGGCTGGACAAGTTAAGGGTCAGTGGCATCAAACAAGAGGACATAATACCAGTATTCCCAATTAGTGCTGGGGCTGTGAAGTAAAAAAATGCACCATAATGTTTTGAATTTCAGTTTACACTGCTCATACTGTGGTAAACATCTTTCTCTCAGTCCTATCTCTATTTCCTCCAACCTCATCCAGGAGCCTGTTCTGAGTGCAGACGATGTAGACAGGTTGAGTTGTGGAGCAAACAGCAGGATGCCTCTCAGTGTGCTCAAGAAGGTAAGGAAACTGATAAGTCCGCTTTGACTCTTTAAGTATTCTTCTTAAGAAAAATCTTCAgcaaagattaaaaaatgattttcaatATTATAACATTACAGCCACAGAGACACACCATCTATTGTCTACTGAGCTGTGTGAGTACGGTGACCAGCCTGTGTCCACACAGAGAGGATGCAGTGCTGCAACGACTGATGCAGACACTTACAAGGGTAAGGCAAATGTGGaatgttaaagtgtgtgtgtgctgttgttaCATTAGAAACGCTTTGATATGAGGGTGTATAGTTGAGTTCaataattgtcttttttaaaaacaacagcgCCCCCAAGAGGAAATGGGAAGCCTTGCAACTTTGATGAAGGTCCTGAAGGCGAGTTTAAGAGAAACCTTCCACAACTACAGATACCTCACAAGGGCCTGCAGCACCAGTGCTACACTTTGAAGAGCACAGTCCATATCAGAACCAAAAACTAACAGagttacagtttttattttaaaagttggTGGTATCTGGGCACCTTATTGTGGGCAAAATCAAGAAATATAATAGGCCCttttcacaggagacattttgacaagtcacagtaagaaaagcacatg from the Siniperca chuatsi isolate FFG_IHB_CAS linkage group LG4, ASM2008510v1, whole genome shotgun sequence genome contains:
- the zgc:77752 gene encoding protein tyrosine phosphatase domain-containing protein 1 isoform X1; amino-acid sequence: MMPTLTSHIPVPQPSYTQARENLVKAIPPKLLCLLACGGIDCRYEGPECWKLNQQVIRGLFSSWVTDDIIAMTRPSTHLIEKYNIIEQFRRLNIRSIINMQVHGEHAHCGPPLDPESGFTYSPQIFMDNDIYFYNFGMPDFGVSSLAGIIDGVKVLAFAVREGRVAVHCHAGLGRTGVLIACYLIYTLRISPSEAIHYVRVKRPRSIQTRAQIGQVFDFAHLLGTQLVQYPDLSLRHGAPFTLQHYLNRQTLLLHGQEARTLRQTPKVVYLLCVCLSCLALGLPAPPEVHAELEKRSALRTLSTTVRETLVAKHYLPLLRQGHKDSWVGSGSVSFWEEPLGFLERKREVLLDKRSYSDSDLSKIAVNDLELSPYCTPALGNERNWCAQDLIRPDLKPVSLILATLSPGHRTTKKESHTLNIPISSMRTGNSCAKRSKCTAKKALPKYSSNIELCRNPHNPGPTSVARSVAKAMADHGPPGETILQRSALLQEELNSSDCGWALLVTESDPHVLSCLLWTWLDKLREPVLSADDVDRLSCGANSRMPLSVLKKPQRHTIYCLLSCVSTVTSLCPHREDAVLQRLMQTLTRRPQEEMGSLATLMKVLKASLRETFHNYRYLTRACSTSATL
- the zgc:77752 gene encoding protein tyrosine phosphatase domain-containing protein 1 isoform X2, coding for MMPTLTSHIPVPQPSYTQARENLVKAIPPKLLCLLACGGIDCRYEGPECWKLNQQVIRGLFSSWVTDDIIAMTRPSTHLIEKYNIIEQFRRLNIRSIINMQVHGEHAHCGPPLDPESGFTYSPQIFMDNDIYFYNFGMPDFGVSSLAGIIDGVKVLAFAVREGRVAVHCHAGLGRTGVLIACYLIYTLRISPSEAIHYVRVKRPRSIQTRAQIGQVFDFAHLLGTQLVQYPDLSLRHGAPFTLQHYLNRQTLLLHGQEARTLRQTPKVVYLLCVCLSCLALGLPAPPEVHAELEKRSALRTLSTTVRETLVAKHYLPLLRQGHKDSWVGSGSVSFWEEPLGFLERKREVLLDKRSYSDSDLSKIADLELSPYCTPALGNERNWCAQDLIRPDLKPVSLILATLSPGHRTTKKESHTLNIPISSMRTGNSCAKRSKCTAKKALPKYSSNIELCRNPHNPGPTSVARSVAKAMADHGPPGETILQRSALLQEELNSSDCGWALLVTESDPHVLSCLLWTWLDKLREPVLSADDVDRLSCGANSRMPLSVLKKPQRHTIYCLLSCVSTVTSLCPHREDAVLQRLMQTLTRRPQEEMGSLATLMKVLKASLRETFHNYRYLTRACSTSATL